A genomic region of Raphanus sativus cultivar WK10039 chromosome 6, ASM80110v3, whole genome shotgun sequence contains the following coding sequences:
- the LOC108809374 gene encoding probable calcium-binding protein CML46 has product MEKSFLSEYKQSSSLTFFALINLFLIKFGRWVSSTRIFLFRFFTLLQHHQRVSHKHENLTKHHIEEQQEEEYDDLCREDAEMVMRRLGLSTDQESDELQERYSSTEISSLFKSNEASLAEVKQAFDVFDENRDGFIDATELQRVLTILGFKEASHLENCSAMIRSSNDNKEERIDFNGFVKFMENNSL; this is encoded by the coding sequence ATGGAAAAGAGTTTCTTGTCTGAATACAAACAATCTTCTTCTCTCACTTTCTTTGCTCTGATCAACTTGTTCCTTATCAAATTTGGCAGATGGGTTTCTTCTACCCGCATCTTTTTATTCAGATTCTTTACTCTTCTTCAACACCATCAACGTGTTTCACACAAACATGAGAATTTAACCAAACACCACATAgaagaacaacaagaagaagagtaTGATGATCTCTGTAGAGAAGACGCAGAGATGGTTATGAGAAGGTTAGGACTTTCTACCGACCAAGAAAGCGATGAGCTTCAAGAACGCTACAGTTCCACGGAGATCTCAAGTTTGTTCAAAAGTAATGAAGCGAGCTTAGCGGAAGTGAAGCAAGCTTTTGATGTCTTCGATGAAAACAGAGATGGCTTTATCGACGCTACAGAGTTGCAGAGAGTTTTGACAATCTTAGGTTTCAAAGAAGCATCTCACCTAGAGAATTGCTCGGCTATGATCAGATCATCAAATGATAACAAAGAAGAGAGAATCGATTTTAACGGATTTGTGAAATTCATGGAGAATAATAGCTTGTGA